In Zalophus californianus isolate mZalCal1 chromosome 4, mZalCal1.pri.v2, whole genome shotgun sequence, the following proteins share a genomic window:
- the LOC113912572 gene encoding LOW QUALITY PROTEIN: vitamin D3 hydroxylase-associated protein-like (The sequence of the model RefSeq protein was modified relative to this genomic sequence to represent the inferred CDS: inserted 2 bases in 2 codons; substituted 1 base at 1 genomic stop codon) encodes MRQLWEGARASSWPVSRQGPRGNSCSIHTGSLMPGVGWLLVLLLALLGAALLFWQHAPARSKIPGAQKHRXVALQQMEALAQRLRQQEPSLNPKAILELPLESLAQKLQDEELSLESILSSYLEEALKVHKKVNCLTDFLGEHEEELQVLKKLKKTERGLLYGVPISPKDTYDCKGHDSVCGLAQFLEKPTAKDGVIVKALKAQGAIPFVKTIIPQTLLSFYCSNPIYGRTLNPLNLKKTRGGSSGGEGVMLAQGGSILGMGSDTAGGICIPASFCGVCGFQTTGYCLSYSGIASAVGQETVTTVGGPIARDVESLVLCMRALLSEDMHRLDPAVPFMPFREEVHSSNQPLRIGYCESDGFAQPTPSMARAMRLTSRLLQAAEGHQVIPFSXPRIEYAVEHLLMGGLFADGGATLLEKLEGDIVDPCIKTVINVLRLPDPLKSFLAYILKYIEPXASQKLKEIRGMGTPKKLREHHTAVEEYQQEFIAKWRSLDLDVLLTPPLTPAFSTDHSSMALDVSSYWSLYNVLNFPAGVVPVTAVTLQDEEELAFYKGYYGDSSDKSFWEAVQGSVGLPVAVQGVALPWEEELCLRFMKEVETLAKNHRGPE; translated from the exons ATGCGCCAGCTGTGGGAGGGCGCTCGAGCATCTAGCTGGCCAGTCAGCAGGCAGGGCCCTCGAGGAAACAGTTGCTCTATCCACACAGGTTCCCTGATGCCGGGGGTAGGTTGGCTGCTGGTACTCCTGCTGGCCCTGCTGGGGGCTGCCCTGCTCTTCTGGCAGCATGCTCCAGCACGAAGCAAGATCCCCGGGGCACAGAAGCATA GGGTGGCACTGCAGCAGATGGAGGCCCTGGCCCAGCGTCTCCGGCAGCAG GAACCCTCCCTGAACCCCAAGGCCATCCTGGAGCTGCCCCTGGAGAGTCTGGCCCAGAAGCTGCAGGATGAAGAGCTCAGTCTGGAGAGCATCCTCTCTAGCTACTTagaggag GCCCTGAAGGTACATAAGAAGGTAAACTGCCTGACGGATTTCCTGGGCGAGCATGAGGAGGAACTGCAGGTATTGAAGAAGCTCAAGAAGACTGAGAGAGGCCTTCTCTATGGGGTCCCCATCAGCCCCAAGGACACCTATGACTGCAAG GGCCATGACTCTGTGTGTGGCCTGGCTCAGTTCCTGGAGAAGCCCACGGCCAAGGATGGGGTCATTGTGAAAGCGCTCAAGGCTCAGGGAGCTATTCCCTTCGTTAAGACCATCATCCCCCAGACACTGCTCAG CTTTTATTGCAGCAACCCCATCTATGGACGGACCCTGAACCCTCTGAATTTAAAGAAGACACGTGGGGGCTCCTCAGGGGGTGAGGGAGTCATGCTGGCACAAGGGGGTTCCATCCTGGGCATGGGGTCCGACACTGCTGGCGGCATCTGCATACCAGCCAGCTTTTGTGGGGTCTGTGGCTTCCAGACCACGGGATACTGCCTCAG ctactctggaatcGCCTCTGCTGTTGGTCAAGAAA CAGTGACTACAGTGGGTGGCCCCATAGCCCGGGATGTGGAGAGCCTGGTGCTGTGTATGCGAGCCCTGCTAAGTGAAGACATGCACCGATTGGACCCCGCTGTGCCTTTCATGCCCttcagggaggag GTACACTCCAGTAACCAGCCCCTTCGAATTGGCTACTGTGAATCAGATGGCTTCGCCCAGCCAACTCCTAGCATGGCCAGGGCCATGAGGCTCACCTCCAGGCTGCTCCAGGCTGCAGAAGGACATCAG GTCATCCCCTTCT GCCCCCGTATAGAGTATGCTGTCGAGCACCTGCTCATGGGAGGTCTGTTTGCTGATGGAGGGGCCACCCTTCTGGAGAAGCT TGAGGGGGACATTGTGGACCCTTGCATAAAGACAGTGATCAACGTGCTCCGCCTGCCGGACCCTCTCAAGAGTTTCTTGGCCTATATCCTGAAGTACATA GAGCCCTGAGCTAGCCAGAAGTTGAAAGAGATTCGTGGAATGGG GACTCCCAAAAAACTGCGGGAACATCACACAGCAGTGGAG GAGTATCAGCAAGAGTTCATAGCCAAGTGGAGGTCCTTGGACCTGGATGTTCTGCTGACACCACCGCTAACCCCTGCCTTCTCTACAGACCATTCTAGCATGGCATT GGATGTCTCCTCCTACTGGAGCCTGTACAATGTCCTGAACTTCCCCGCTGGCGTGGTGCCGGTCACCGCGGTGACGCTGCAGGACGAGGAGGAACTGGCCTTCTACAAGGGATACTACGGAGACAGTTCTGACAAATCTTTCTGGGAG GCGGTACAAGGATCCGTGGGACTTCCTGTGGCTGTGCAGGGCGTTGCTCTGCCATGGGAAGAGGAGCTGTGTCTCCGGTTCATGAAGGAGGTGGAGACCTTGGCCAAGAACCACAGGGGACCTGAGTGA